GGGTGATGGTAAAGCTTTGTGCCGCATCTTCAGTCGTGACCGCGCCATAGGCGGCCACATCCTCGGGCGTGGCGGTGAACGCCTTGAGCCGCACCTCACCCCGGACGCCAAAAGCGCCTGCGATGGCAGCGATGCAAATGCGGTCGGTCATGATCCACCTTGCGTGATGCAAAGCCCACCCGCCATGTCGCCCCCAAGCGCATCACAGGCCTGGCTTGTGTTGCTCCGCTCATAAAACACACCCGCCACGAAGGCGAGCATCGTGAAGATCACAAGGCGGATGAGGCGAAACATGTCCTAGCGTTCCTCTATGGGCAGGGTGCCGCGGCGGTCTTCCCATCCGGCGCGTTCCAACTCGGGGGATTGGTGATCGGCCTCGGGCCAGCCGACGCAGAGATAGGCCACCAGCCGCCAGCTTTCCGGGACATCAAGATCGCGCTGCAGCTGTTCGGGATCCAGGATCGACACCCACCCCACACCCAGGCCCGCCGCGCGCGCAGCAAGCCAGAATTGCGTGATGGCGGCCACCACCGAGTAACGGCGCATCTCTGGCATGGTGCCCGCGCCAAGGCCCTGACCTTTGTCGGTGGCCTCGTCGCAAAAGACCGCCAGTTGCACCGGGGCCTCTTGCATGCCCGAGAGTTTCAGGCGGCTGTAAAGCTGTGCGCGGTCTCCGGCATAGCCTTCGAGCGCCTCGGCATTGGCCGCGGTGAAATTTGTCAGCGCCGCCTGCCGGGCCGCCTCGCTTTCAAGACGGACAAGCCGCCATGGCTCGCTCAGCCCCACGGATGGGGCCAAGAGAAAGGCGTCAAGACAGGCGGACAAAACCGTGGCGTCCACCGGATCGGTGCGGAAGTGGCGCACATCACGCCGCCACCGCATCAATTCCGACAGCTCAGACTGGAAGTCTTGGGAAAACGTCGACATTCCAGATCAGGCCAAGATCAGCTTTCCTCGGCTTCCTCGGCGGGCGCTTCTTCGGCAGGGGCCTCATCCGCGGCGGCCTCTTCGGCAGGCGCTTCCTCGGCAGGGGCCTCTTCTGCGGCGGCTTCTTCGACCGGGGCTTCCTCAGCTGGGGCTTCTTCTGCAGCTTTGGCTTTCTCGGCCTTCTCCTCGGCGCGGTCCTTTGCTTTCTGGCCGGGCTCGCCCTTGTTGGGGTTGTTGCGTTCTGTCTTTTCTGAATGACCAGCCGCTTCGAGGAAGCGCGCGATGCGGTCCGAAGGCTGTGCGCCTTGGTCGAGCCAGTACTGGATGCGTTCCATGTTCATTTTCACGCGCTCTTCGCTGTCTTTTGGAAGCAGCGGATTATATGTGCCCAGCTTTTCAATGAAGCGACCATCGCGTGGCATGCGGCTGTCAGCTGCCACGATGCGATAGAAGGGGCGTTTCTTGCTGCCGCCACGGGCAAGTCGGATTTTCATGGCCATTTTAGTGTTCTCCTTGGAATGGCGTGGAGGTGGGATGAAATCCCACCCTACGTTTGATGTTGTTTGTGGTGCTGAATGACTTCAGCGATGATAAAATTCAGGAATTTCTTGGCGAATTCCGGGTCGAGATCGGCCCGGTTTGCCAAATCTTCAAGCCGTGCGATCTGCGCCGCTTCGCGGGTGGGATCGGACGGGGGAAGGTCATGTTCGGCCTTGAGCTTGCCCACAGCTTGGGTGTGCTTGAACCGCTCGCCCAGCGTGTAGACGAGAATGGCATCGAGTCGGTCGATGCTTTCCCGATGCTCCTTGAGAAGGTCTGCGGCACGGTTGCTTGCGTCAGTCATTTTGCGTACCTCGAAAGATCGTGCAGGTAGATCAGGTTGTCGGCAGCATGGGATGCGCGCCCAGGCTGCAAAGTTGCTCCTAGTCGTTCGGCCAGCTTCATCGAGGCTAGATTGCTTTCGGCGATGTAGCTGACGAGGCGTTCTGGTTTCAGCACGGAGGCGGCCCAGTTTAGGGCTGCGGTTGCAGCCTCGGTTGCTATGCCGCGCCCTTCGGCGCCGGAATATGTATTCCAGCCAATCTCTATGTCATCATGATGGGCGGGGTGGTGCAAACCGACGGAGCCCACCACGGTATCGTCTTCGATCACCGTCCACCAGCCAAATCCCTTTAGCGACCAATGCCCAACATCTGCGGCAAACAGCCTCCACGCATCGGCAATGCCTAGCGGCCCGCCAATATAACGGGCAGCGTCCGAAGCGTAGAATGCGGCAAATATGGCGAAATCGTCTCCGACTGGGCCGCGCAGCACCAGACGTTCGGTCGTGAGTTCAGGAACGTCAGTCAAGAGCCCATCCTTTCGGTTTAAAGAGGGGGTCGGCATAGTGCGCGATCTCAAGCTCGATGCCGTCGAGAATTTGACCGGATGTAAGACGATCAGGGCTTGGGTGGCGATAGACCGCGTCGGAGCCGTCAATCGTGGGCGCGTCAGGGTCCTTCACACAGCCAAGACGCTCTGCCAGCCGGATGGAATCGAGGTTCTTGGGGTCAATGTAGCTGACCGCGCTGTCCCAGCCGCCCTGGGCATAGAGGAAGCCGCGGACCTTGTGGACCGCTTCCAGCGCATAGCCATGCCCGGCCTTGTCGGGCCAGATGATCCAGGCAATCTCACGCTCGGGCCATTTGGCCGGAAACCATCCCCCAGCCATGCCCAGCGTTTCGTCTGTGGCACGGTCGTGGATCATCCACATGCCATAGCCGCGAATTTCCCAATGGCCGATCTCGGCGGCATAGAGCATCCAGGTCTCATAAGCATTGAGCGGACCACCCATGAACCGCGAGCGGTAAGAGGCAAAGGTGGCCTTGAAATCCGGGTAATCCTCGGATGCAGGGGCGCGCAGGATCAGCCGTTTGGTGTCCAATGTCGGGATATCGCGATGGCCCATCTTATGCCTCCGCCGGATTTGGATGACGGTAGATGAGCGACGGTTCATCATCCTCGGGATAGGAAATGTCGCCCACACATGTCGCGCCAAGGCGTTCTGCCAGGGCAATGGACTTGGTGTTTCCGGGCAAGATGTAGCTGTCGAGCACTTGAATGTTCAAGCTGTTCTGCGCATAGGTGCGT
This DNA window, taken from Roseovarius sp. S88, encodes the following:
- the bluB gene encoding 5,6-dimethylbenzimidazole synthase, which gives rise to MSTFSQDFQSELSELMRWRRDVRHFRTDPVDATVLSACLDAFLLAPSVGLSEPWRLVRLESEAARQAALTNFTAANAEALEGYAGDRAQLYSRLKLSGMQEAPVQLAVFCDEATDKGQGLGAGTMPEMRRYSVVAAITQFWLAARAAGLGVGWVSILDPEQLQRDLDVPESWRLVAYLCVGWPEADHQSPELERAGWEDRRGTLPIEER
- a CDS encoding chorismate mutase; this translates as MTDASNRAADLLKEHRESIDRLDAILVYTLGERFKHTQAVGKLKAEHDLPPSDPTREAAQIARLEDLANRADLDPEFAKKFLNFIIAEVIQHHKQHQT
- a CDS encoding GNAT family N-acetyltransferase encodes the protein MTDVPELTTERLVLRGPVGDDFAIFAAFYASDAARYIGGPLGIADAWRLFAADVGHWSLKGFGWWTVIEDDTVVGSVGLHHPAHHDDIEIGWNTYSGAEGRGIATEAATAALNWAASVLKPERLVSYIAESNLASMKLAERLGATLQPGRASHAADNLIYLHDLSRYAK
- a CDS encoding GNAT family N-acetyltransferase, with protein sequence MGHRDIPTLDTKRLILRAPASEDYPDFKATFASYRSRFMGGPLNAYETWMLYAAEIGHWEIRGYGMWMIHDRATDETLGMAGGWFPAKWPEREIAWIIWPDKAGHGYALEAVHKVRGFLYAQGGWDSAVSYIDPKNLDSIRLAERLGCVKDPDAPTIDGSDAVYRHPSPDRLTSGQILDGIELEIAHYADPLFKPKGWALD